A region of Micromonospora sp. WMMD882 DNA encodes the following proteins:
- a CDS encoding non-ribosomal peptide synthetase: protein MRTGDTGSAIPVHSAAGLSYRYTAARAGIRDDGDRAAAAALAAVELVDRLGRELPVRVLSGTAALDLSDWPTALRHLPGDRARAAVRHHATPLAATAPVSVSVSVAPAVTVPAAAVAPVSVVPAVTVPAAAVAPVSVAPVSVAPVSVAPVSVAPVSVAPVSVAPALAAPAGGVDAGTADGEPGGAGPLVVLLDEEPAPELATVPVLVSATATPDGVSVVVRCAPADPWSVSVPAVAEVFAEVFAALLADPLLPSGRASAVGPATRALTLGRLAGRPVDDAPFEAIPTLIERCVDRGPDRPAVSFRDRRLTYRQLDELANGFAATLADRGVTRGDVVPVLLADGLELPVAYLAAMKLGAAFVPLDPGWPADRLRAALTVLRPRLVVVGAGPADPTGPDGFPAEPVSLDRIRPTPARPAVPIAPADLIYGIFTSGTTGTPKCAMNRHDGLANRFRFMTRWFQATGDEVVLQNSRHTFDSSVWQLFWPLTTGGRVVVPEQGGFLDVARTVDVIAAERVTITDFVPSILGLLVAMVDRDPDARRGIATLRHLIVGGEEIDPSTVHRLGELLPAIAVTNGYGPTETSIGMIFHPVVPADGDTIPIGRPIDNCFAAVVDADLRPLPPGAVGEIVVGGVCLGAGYRDAPGRTAEVFVPNPLPEIPGRRLYRTGDLGRLDPDGRLHFVGRRDFQLKVNGVRIEAGEIETAATRLAGVRQAKVIVARDGGSRSLALFVAADHALPEPVLREHLRQLLPRTSVPRHLVVLDALPLTRNGKVDRRALQARLDRTLRDRAARLADDRGGDTLPATVLAVFRAVLGDPDLTPDTDFLAVGGDSLQAVAVTTALAAEHGVPLGVQDLFEQPTPDRLAALLARRRRAPVEPEAELVERDARLPADLVVRAADPRRELRAVLVTGATGFVGSRLVHELLTGTDLRVHCLTRAADDTEATGRVVRALADRGLWTPGLADRLTGHAADLARPALGLAERAWTRLADDCDLVLNVGALVNFLFDYRAHRAANVRGAAELLALATQGRPKPLHHVSTLGVLDTEAARHRLPLSETYDPAVAVPPRSGYSRSKWVAERYLTAARRRGATVTLLRLGEVLPAADNGTPNRHALTHLLLAACHRLGMRPDAPVRSDWTPVDWAARRIVATVTDRSAWGRPMHLLHPTSVDFTELPAGGDRVPRVSCAQFLAALRDAVTDGDRDAAALLALFPTRLGTDEEQLRAVFGTLLTDNPRLFRRDGCERLERRHGLTDGDLTPSIDAYRGWLAAQERHGGDRTPLPAG from the coding sequence ATGAGAACCGGGGACACCGGCTCGGCGATACCGGTCCATTCGGCAGCCGGCCTCAGCTACCGCTACACGGCCGCCCGGGCGGGGATCCGGGACGACGGGGACCGCGCCGCCGCCGCGGCGCTGGCCGCCGTCGAGCTGGTCGACCGCCTCGGCCGGGAGCTGCCCGTCCGGGTGCTCTCCGGCACGGCGGCCCTGGACCTGTCGGACTGGCCGACGGCCCTGCGCCACCTGCCCGGCGACCGGGCCCGCGCCGCCGTCCGCCACCACGCCACCCCGCTCGCCGCCACCGCGCCCGTGTCCGTGTCCGTGTCCGTCGCGCCGGCCGTCACCGTGCCCGCCGCCGCCGTCGCGCCGGTGTCCGTCGTGCCGGCCGTCACCGTGCCCGCCGCCGCCGTCGCGCCCGTGTCCGTTGCGCCCGTGTCCGTTGCGCCCGTGTCCGTCGCGCCCGTGTCCGTCGCGCCCGTGTCCGTCGCGCCGGTGTCCGTCGCGCCCGCGCTGGCCGCGCCGGCCGGGGGCGTCGACGCGGGGACCGCCGACGGCGAGCCGGGCGGGGCCGGGCCGTTGGTCGTGCTGCTCGACGAGGAGCCCGCCCCGGAGCTGGCCACCGTGCCGGTCCTGGTCAGCGCGACGGCCACCCCCGACGGGGTCTCCGTGGTGGTCCGGTGCGCCCCGGCCGACCCGTGGTCGGTGAGCGTGCCGGCGGTGGCCGAGGTGTTCGCCGAGGTGTTCGCCGCGCTGCTGGCCGACCCGCTGCTGCCGTCCGGCCGGGCCTCGGCGGTCGGCCCGGCCACCCGGGCGCTGACCCTCGGCCGGCTGGCCGGGCGGCCGGTCGACGACGCGCCGTTCGAGGCGATCCCGACGCTGATCGAGCGGTGCGTCGACCGGGGCCCCGACCGGCCCGCCGTGTCGTTCCGGGACCGCCGGCTCACCTACCGGCAGCTCGACGAGCTGGCCAACGGCTTCGCCGCGACCCTCGCCGACCGGGGCGTGACCCGGGGCGACGTGGTGCCCGTGCTGCTCGCCGACGGACTCGAACTGCCGGTGGCGTACCTGGCCGCGATGAAGCTCGGCGCGGCGTTCGTACCCCTCGACCCGGGCTGGCCGGCCGACCGGCTGCGCGCCGCCCTGACGGTGCTGCGCCCCCGCCTGGTCGTGGTCGGCGCCGGGCCGGCGGACCCGACCGGTCCCGACGGGTTCCCGGCGGAACCGGTGTCGCTGGACCGGATCCGACCCACCCCGGCACGGCCCGCCGTGCCCATCGCGCCGGCGGACCTGATCTACGGGATCTTCACCTCGGGCACCACCGGCACCCCGAAATGCGCGATGAACCGGCACGACGGCCTGGCCAACCGGTTCCGGTTCATGACCCGCTGGTTCCAGGCCACCGGGGACGAGGTGGTGTTGCAGAACAGCCGGCACACCTTCGACTCCTCGGTGTGGCAGTTGTTCTGGCCGCTGACCACGGGCGGCCGGGTGGTGGTGCCGGAACAGGGCGGCTTCCTGGACGTGGCGCGCACCGTCGACGTCATCGCCGCCGAACGGGTCACCATCACCGACTTCGTGCCCAGCATCCTCGGTCTGCTGGTGGCCATGGTGGACCGGGACCCCGACGCCCGCCGCGGGATCGCCACCCTGCGGCACCTGATCGTCGGCGGCGAGGAGATCGACCCGTCCACCGTGCACCGCCTCGGTGAGCTGCTGCCGGCGATCGCGGTCACCAACGGGTACGGGCCGACCGAGACGTCCATCGGCATGATCTTCCACCCGGTCGTCCCGGCCGACGGCGACACCATCCCGATCGGCCGACCGATCGACAACTGCTTCGCGGCGGTGGTGGACGCCGACCTGCGTCCGCTGCCGCCCGGCGCGGTCGGCGAGATCGTCGTCGGCGGCGTCTGCCTCGGCGCGGGCTACCGGGACGCGCCGGGCCGCACCGCCGAGGTGTTCGTCCCGAACCCGCTGCCCGAGATCCCCGGCCGGCGGTTGTACCGCACCGGCGACCTCGGCCGGCTCGACCCGGACGGCCGGCTGCACTTCGTCGGGCGGCGCGACTTCCAGTTGAAGGTCAACGGGGTCCGTATCGAGGCCGGCGAGATCGAGACCGCGGCGACCCGGCTGGCCGGCGTGAGGCAGGCCAAGGTGATCGTCGCCCGGGACGGCGGCAGCCGCTCGCTGGCCCTGTTCGTCGCCGCCGACCACGCGCTGCCCGAGCCGGTCCTGCGCGAGCACCTGCGCCAACTGCTGCCCCGCACCAGCGTCCCCCGGCACCTGGTCGTCCTGGACGCCCTGCCGCTGACCCGCAACGGCAAGGTGGACCGGCGGGCGTTGCAGGCCCGGCTCGACCGGACGCTGCGCGACCGGGCCGCCCGGCTCGCCGACGACCGGGGCGGCGACACCCTGCCGGCGACGGTGCTGGCCGTGTTCCGGGCCGTCCTCGGTGACCCGGACCTGACCCCGGACACCGACTTCCTGGCCGTCGGCGGTGACTCGTTGCAGGCCGTCGCGGTCACCACCGCGCTCGCCGCCGAACACGGCGTCCCGCTCGGCGTGCAGGACCTCTTCGAGCAGCCGACCCCGGACCGGCTCGCCGCGCTGCTCGCCCGGCGGCGACGGGCGCCCGTCGAACCGGAGGCGGAGCTGGTCGAACGGGACGCCCGGCTCCCCGCCGACCTGGTCGTCCGGGCCGCCGACCCGCGCCGTGAGCTGCGCGCCGTGCTGGTCACCGGGGCCACCGGCTTCGTCGGTAGCCGGCTGGTGCACGAGCTGCTCACCGGCACCGACCTGCGGGTGCACTGCCTCACCCGGGCAGCCGACGACACCGAGGCCACCGGCCGGGTGGTCCGCGCCCTGGCCGACCGGGGCCTGTGGACGCCGGGGCTGGCCGACCGGCTCACCGGGCACGCGGCCGACCTGGCCCGCCCCGCCCTCGGCCTGGCCGAGCGCGCCTGGACGCGCCTGGCCGACGACTGCGACCTGGTGCTCAACGTGGGCGCGCTGGTCAACTTCCTCTTCGACTACCGGGCCCACCGGGCGGCCAACGTACGCGGCGCGGCCGAGCTGCTCGCCCTGGCGACGCAGGGCCGCCCGAAGCCGCTGCACCACGTCTCCACCCTCGGCGTGCTGGACACCGAGGCGGCCCGGCACCGTCTGCCCCTGTCCGAGACGTACGACCCGGCGGTCGCGGTGCCGCCGCGCAGCGGCTACAGCCGCTCCAAGTGGGTGGCCGAGCGGTACCTGACCGCCGCCCGCCGCCGGGGCGCGACGGTCACCCTGCTCCGGCTCGGCGAGGTGCTGCCCGCCGCCGACAACGGCACGCCCAACCGGCACGCCCTCACCCATCTGCTGCTGGCCGCCTGCCACCGGCTCGGCATGCGCCCCGACGCGCCCGTGCGGTCCGACTGGACGCCGGTCGACTGGGCCGCCCGGCGGATCGTCGCCACCGTCACCGACCGCAGCGCCTGGGGCCGCCCGATGCACCTGCTGCACCCGACCAGCGTCGACTTCACCGAGCTGCCGGCCGGCGGCGACCGGGTGCCCCGGGTCAGTTGCGCCCAGTTCCTCGCCGCGCTGCGGGACGCGGTCACCGACGGCGACCGGGACGCCGCCGCGCTGCTCGCGCTCTTCCCGACCCGCCTCGGCACGGACGAGGAGCAACTCCGGGCGGTCTTCGGCACGCTGCTCACCGACAACCCCCGGCTGTTCCGGCGGGACGGCTGCGAGCGGCTCGAACGACGGCACGGCCTCACCGACGGGGACCTGACCCCGTCGATCGACGCCTACCGCGGCTGGCTGGCCGCGCAGGAACGGCACGGCGGCGACCGGACGCCGCTGCCGGCCGGGTGA